A genome region from Coffea arabica cultivar ET-39 chromosome 7e, Coffea Arabica ET-39 HiFi, whole genome shotgun sequence includes the following:
- the LOC113700345 gene encoding probable calcium-binding protein CML29, producing MAQEGPLSAELDMLSHVLRLVEAFRAFDADSDGQISAAELGGIMGSLGYNPAEADIQAMMQKGDTNKDGLLSITEFLDLNTKDLGLGGLSTILRRVFAALDFQGEEFVTGEELFEVVENMGQDLSLQDCQSIIASVDGDGDGAISYEDFKLIVNALL from the coding sequence atggcTCAAGAGGGGCCTCTATCTGCTGAACTTGATATGCTTAGTCATGTTCTGAGGCTGGTGGAGGCTTTTCGGGCTTTCGACGCTGACAGTGATGGCCAAATTTCTGCAGCAGAGCTTGGTGGGATCATGGGATCACTAGGATACAATCCAGCTGAGGCAGATATTCAGGCTATGATGCAAAAAGGTGACACTAACAAAGATGGACTGCTAAGCATTACAGAGTTTCTTGATTTGAACACCAAGGACCTTGGACTTGGTGGCCTCTCAACTATTCTCAGGAGGGTTTTTGCAGCCTTGGATTTTCAGGGGGAAGAGTTTGTGACCGGTGAAGAACTGTTTGAAGTTGTGGAAAATATGGGACAAGATTTGTCTCTTCAAGATTGCCAGAGTATTATTGCTTCTGTTGATGGGGATGGAGATGGAGCTATAAGTTATGAGGACTTCAAGCTTATTGTCAATGCCCTCCTCTAG